Genomic DNA from Candidatus Obscuribacterales bacterium:
CTTTGCTACTCCTGGAGTAGTGGTGCTGTTGCTGTACCTGTATCCCACTATCGTAGTGGGGATCTCAATCGTGGTGCTGCATCAGCCCAGCAGCCCCACCAAGCTGGTGGCTCTAGGGCTTGCCCTGGGCGGCACAGCGTTGACTATTGGCTCGATCGGCGATACCCAGCCTATTGGTGTCTGCCTTGGGCTCGCTTCGGCCTTGGTCTATGCTATCTACGTTCTCGTGGGTGAGCGGGTCATGCAGGAAGAATCACCCATCATGGCTTGTACTGTGATGATTACCTCGGCGGCGGCTGTGTTTGGGGGGATTGTAGCTCTGCACGGCGTCAGCCTGCCGACCATGGCTAAGGGCTGGGTCGCCCTCGGTGCCTTGGCGCTGGTTTCCACCGTAGTGGCCATCGGAACCTTATTTACTGGTATCAAGCTGTTAGGAGCTCCCACAGCGGCGATTTTATCTACCCTAGAGCCAGTGGTGACCATTCTGTTAGCATTGGCTATTTTACATCAGCCGATTACCCTGCCCCAACTGGCCGGTGGCACGTTAATTCTAACTTCGGTGATGATGTTGGCTACTGGCAAAGAGCTAGATTAGAGTACCAAGGCCGCTTAGCTGTCTAAACGACTCAAAACTGCGGTTGGCGATCGCTTTCTGCTCTATTCAACCGCGATCGCCTTACCGGATAGGCACCGCCAAGGACGTGAGGTGATGCCGCCACAGATGATCAAGTTGATGAGCGGGAATGGTGAGATACAGC
This window encodes:
- a CDS encoding DMT family transporter, with the translated sequence MRLIGVLLIVISATSFGAMPIFAHVAYAAGVTPLTALFFRFAIAALCLGAYQVVRQRPLPQIKNLRTLMVMGGLGFVLQSLSFFTALTFATPGVVVLLLYLYPTIVVGISIVVLHQPSSPTKLVALGLALGGTALTIGSIGDTQPIGVCLGLASALVYAIYVLVGERVMQEESPIMACTVMITSAAAVFGGIVALHGVSLPTMAKGWVALGALALVSTVVAIGTLFTGIKLLGAPTAAILSTLEPVVTILLALAILHQPITLPQLAGGTLILTSVMMLATGKELD